Proteins found in one Lysinibacillus fusiformis genomic segment:
- a CDS encoding amino acid ABC transporter permease, which translates to MNFDVISNAMPYFLEGAWVTLKVSILAIILGTVLGFILCLCKMSNIRILKYIASVYIWLFRGLPLLIILFLFYYATPFDIKLSAFTAALFAMSLNSAAYKAEIIRSGMMAINKGQVEAAEAIGMTPIQIMFRIKIPQMVRLIIPPYINNSVVLLKESAQISVITVPDLMLNAQTQYSSTYLPYETLGVAAILYLVMTSSLMLLQSWTEKKLKVANNNK; encoded by the coding sequence ATGAATTTTGATGTAATTTCAAATGCCATGCCGTACTTTTTAGAAGGTGCATGGGTTACATTGAAGGTCTCTATTCTAGCAATAATACTAGGAACAGTTTTAGGCTTTATATTGTGCTTATGTAAGATGTCTAATATACGTATCTTAAAGTATATAGCATCTGTATATATCTGGCTATTTAGAGGATTACCACTATTAATTATTTTATTTCTATTTTACTATGCAACTCCGTTTGATATTAAGTTAAGTGCATTTACCGCAGCATTGTTCGCAATGTCATTGAACTCTGCAGCATATAAGGCTGAGATTATTCGTTCAGGTATGATGGCTATTAATAAAGGTCAGGTTGAGGCGGCAGAAGCAATCGGGATGACACCTATTCAAATTATGTTTCGAATAAAAATACCGCAAATGGTGCGTCTAATTATCCCACCATATATTAATAACTCTGTAGTTTTATTAAAGGAATCGGCGCAAATTTCGGTTATTACCGTACCAGATTTAATGTTAAATGCTCAAACACAGTATAGTAGTACATACCTACCATATGAAACATTAGGTGTGGCAGCCATATTATACTTAGTTATGACGAGCTCATTAATGCTACTACAATCATGGACAGAGAAAAAATTAAAAGTAGCAAATAACAATAAGTAA
- a CDS encoding substrate-binding periplasmic protein — protein sequence MKKWFLVILAVATLVLGACGDKQEASTQTALERVEKAGKLVVGTTGNYRPFSYMDKNNKLTGYDIEWATIIADELGLELEFVTGQFSGLIPGLVAGKFDVVLSGANATEERKKSVDFSEFYAKDGAVAVVKKGTVGVSGIEDMEGKIVGVNAGSAFEEVVKKIGGYKDLKTYPGAAESFADLIAGRVDFVAIGLPAAAEYINNSTTGNEIEIIGQPFDEKDIAVAIAKDSDDLLEAINKVIQKKKEDGTFDELAMKYFGQTF from the coding sequence ATGAAAAAATGGTTTTTAGTAATTTTGGCAGTAGCTACGCTTGTATTAGGGGCATGTGGGGACAAACAGGAAGCTTCAACACAAACGGCATTAGAGCGTGTAGAGAAAGCGGGCAAATTAGTTGTCGGGACAACAGGAAATTACCGACCATTTTCATACATGGACAAAAACAATAAACTAACAGGTTACGATATCGAATGGGCGACGATTATTGCAGATGAATTAGGCCTAGAGCTGGAATTTGTAACAGGACAATTTTCTGGTTTAATACCAGGTTTAGTAGCAGGCAAATTCGATGTTGTTTTATCAGGAGCAAATGCAACGGAAGAACGAAAAAAGTCAGTTGATTTCTCAGAATTTTATGCGAAGGATGGAGCAGTAGCGGTAGTGAAAAAAGGTACTGTGGGAGTCAGTGGCATTGAGGATATGGAAGGCAAAATTGTTGGGGTAAATGCAGGTTCTGCTTTTGAGGAAGTTGTGAAAAAAATTGGTGGTTATAAAGATTTGAAAACATATCCAGGTGCTGCAGAGAGCTTTGCCGATTTAATCGCTGGCCGTGTTGATTTTGTCGCAATTGGTCTACCAGCAGCGGCAGAGTATATAAACAATTCAACAACAGGTAACGAAATTGAAATAATCGGTCAACCTTTTGATGAAAAAGATATAGCTGTCGCAATTGCTAAAGATTCAGATGATTTATTGGAAGCCATTAATAAGGTGATTCAAAAGAAAAAAGAGGATGGTACATTTGATGAGCTCGCTATGAAATATTTTGGTCAAACCTTTTAG
- a CDS encoding M20 family metallo-hydrolase translates to MYHINLKRLQENFHELATQFNTGEAGFNRIAFSLEERGALEWLKSKLNAIQVTVKEDAVGNVFGKFGANNLPSISFGSHLDTVRNGGLYDGALGVLAGLECLQTLVENGYKPTKPLELIAFVAEEANPLGGTFGSRALAGMLDESYTDDKLKIANLTWAQCEKAIRSQHEFEAFLELHIEQGFVLEEKRAKIGVATAISGILRVFVRIQGDARHAGTTPMHRRNDALLQAASLVQFVNNVAKKQESNLVATVGEFNVYPNLASVVPGAVECMIEIRGDLWEEIESVEEMISDWCEQHIDASLRRDVVKYPNALDASIQQAITNVCEENDVSYTKMLSGANHDTKSMATLSKAGLIFIPSKDGISHHPDEYSSWEDIEIGTNILLKTLVSLSK, encoded by the coding sequence ATGTATCACATTAATTTAAAGCGCTTACAAGAAAACTTTCACGAACTGGCAACTCAATTCAATACGGGAGAGGCTGGATTTAATCGAATTGCTTTTTCACTTGAGGAGAGAGGTGCTTTAGAGTGGCTAAAGAGTAAGTTAAATGCAATCCAAGTAACCGTGAAAGAAGATGCAGTTGGCAATGTTTTCGGAAAGTTTGGTGCTAACAATCTGCCTTCAATTAGTTTTGGATCTCATTTAGATACCGTAAGAAATGGTGGCTTATACGACGGAGCATTAGGCGTGTTAGCTGGGTTAGAATGTTTGCAGACATTAGTTGAAAACGGCTATAAACCAACTAAACCATTAGAACTAATCGCTTTTGTTGCGGAAGAGGCAAACCCATTAGGCGGTACATTTGGTAGTCGAGCTTTAGCTGGCATGTTAGATGAGTCTTATACAGATGATAAATTGAAAATAGCTAATTTGACATGGGCGCAATGTGAGAAGGCCATTCGATCTCAACATGAGTTTGAAGCTTTTCTTGAACTTCATATCGAACAAGGTTTTGTATTGGAAGAAAAAAGGGCAAAAATTGGTGTAGCGACGGCAATTTCTGGAATATTACGTGTTTTCGTCCGTATTCAGGGTGATGCCCGTCATGCAGGGACAACACCCATGCATCGTCGGAATGATGCCTTGCTTCAAGCAGCCTCTTTAGTACAGTTTGTAAATAATGTGGCAAAAAAACAAGAGAGTAATTTAGTTGCAACAGTAGGTGAATTCAATGTTTATCCAAATTTAGCAAGTGTCGTACCAGGGGCTGTTGAATGTATGATTGAAATTCGCGGGGATCTTTGGGAAGAGATAGAGTCGGTAGAAGAGATGATTTCAGACTGGTGTGAACAGCATATTGATGCATCATTACGAAGAGATGTTGTCAAATATCCAAATGCATTAGATGCAAGTATTCAACAAGCGATTACGAATGTGTGTGAAGAAAATGATGTAAGTTATACAAAAATGTTAAGTGGTGCAAATCATGATACGAAGTCAATGGCTACATTATCGAAAGCAGGCTTAATTTTTATACCAAGTAAGGACGGTATAAGTCATCACCCTGATGAGTATTCATCGTGGGAGGATATAGAAATCGGAACGAATATTTTACTTAAAACGCTAGTATCTTTATCAAAATAA